The genomic stretch GTGTAAATTCCATAATAAGTTATTTTTGACTGTTCTATTACAAAAATAAATAAATTGGAATTTACACACTTTTTGAAACACTATCAATAATCTCGCTCCCTCAGAGATTATTCGATGCTTACCTGGAGCTTAGTCATTCCGTAATGTTTGAGCCACGAGGAAGCTTCGAATGATCTTCGAATAAGGGGGATTATTTCCCTAGGATTTCCGTGGGATTTCTCTTGTTTTTTATTATAAGATAGTTGTTCTCTGAACTAAGTTTGCTTGTAGGCTCCTTAACCTTTTCTGTATTCTCCATAAAGTGTTACCTTATAGTTCATTTAGATGAAGGAGCATTCATCCTGCATTCATCTTGCATTCACCTTCGATTAAATTGATTTTTTAATCGTTTTTGTTTGAATCTTCATGCCCTTATGAAGTATATTTGTTATATGGATAATTTTAGTCGGATGATAGTGGGGCATAGAGGGAGGGTAAGGAATCGGGAGACCAGTCGTATCCTTCGTGCGTTAGGTTCGAGATTACCGGGTGGCAGGATATATTGAAAATATAGGCGAATGTTATAGAAGTATGAAAATTTATACTTAATTTCGATGGCAAAGTGACCGGGTTCATAAGGTATATTTGTAGATGATTGTCCGGTCGGAAGAACAAAAGACAGGCACGTGTATGGACACTTTTTACGAGGAAGATATATTGGGCGAGGGGTTTCAACGAACGACACTTTCTTTACGGGATGATTACGAGGGATCGGCTGTTGCCACGCTTGTTCGCCGTTTGTCGGATACGGGGAACGGTCGGTCGGTGCTTTATATTCACGGTTTTAATGATTATTTTTTTCAGCGGGAAATGGCTTGTCGTTTGAATGAACGGAGTTTCCATTTTTACGCACTGGATTTGCGAAAATACGGGCGTTCGTGGTTATCTCATCAAAAGTTTAATGACATCCGGGATATTCGGGTTTATTTTGAGGAGATTACACTCGCTTTGCAAATGATCCGGGAGGAGGGAAGCCGGACAACCGTTTTGTTAGGACATTCCACGGGCGGATTGATTGTTACACTTTACGCTAAAGAACACGGGGATAGTTCCCTTTTTGACGGCATCATGTTGAACAGTCCTTTCTTTGATTTTAATAAAAGTTGGTTCGTGAAGAAGTGTATCCCGTTTGCCTCGCTAGTGGGAGGCTTTTTACCGGGGATAAAGATTACCGGAGGGTTCACGGAGCAATATGGTAAATTCCTGCACCGGGGTAGTCGGGGAGAGTGGGAGTATAATTTGGCTTGGAAACCGCATGTTGCACCCCGAATTAATTTGGGATGGGTTCGGGCTATTCATAAAGCACAACGGGAGTTGAGGCAACCTTTTGAAGTACGAAAACCCCTGCTGGTTTTACATTCGGAGAGATCTGTCTCGAATTTCTCGGACGAGGAACAGGTGCAGTCCCGCGATGCTATATTGAACGTGAGGGACATTCAGCAGGTAGCACGGAATATCCGGGGGCAGGTGGAGATCGTGTCGGTCTTGGGTGGTCTGCATGATTTGGTTCTATCCTGCAAGGAGGTCCGGGGAAAGGTCTATCAGATCATGTTTGACTGGCTAGAGCGTCAGAACGGGACAAATGATCGTAATTGTTTAGGTTAAAGCACGTGGTAAGTTTTATGGTGTGATTAAAAAAAGAGTGGGTCCGCGACCTAATAGTGTGTGTATTTGGGTTATTGTTTTGAAGATTTCGCGGACCCTGTAGCTCTAGGGACCCTCACGGTCAGCTGTTTGCGAGCTTTTGTTTTTTAGTTAAACAAGGGACGTGTCCCACAGTTAACAAATTATGAAAAAAAAAGAAATGGTTTTAATGAACCTGATTTTACTCGATGTTTGTTATTTCTAAGTTTATTTATTATTGTTTCATTAAGTTGATGTAAAGGTACAAGATTATTATTAATCCAAGTAACCTATAATTGTATGTGAATGTTGGTTGTTTTACAATAATAACAGATTGTTCTTGTTTTTGTTCTTGTTTTTTGCGGGGAAGAATAGAGAAGCGAGAAAAAATGGCTATTTTTAAAAGAAGGAACGGTGTGCTAATGTTGGATGTTTGAATTGGGAGGAAATGGAGAAGGTGCGTGTCAAAAATAGTCGTATTATGTTTCTTGTGTTTCGGGGATCTGGGAGTATTTTCCATACTTTTGACTTGAGTTCTTTATGAAAATAGTGTATAAGTATGAAAGATGTTTCACTGTATGAAAGTTTCCTGGCGGAATTGCGAAAGAAAATACCGCAAGGGGCTAAGTTGACAAATACTTTGGTTGATATGTTGTATATCGAACGGGAAGCGGTTTATCGCCGGTTACGCGGCGAGGTCCCGTTCACGTTTATGGAGGTTATGACTATCGCCAAGGAGTTGGGAATTTCTCTGGATAATCTGACGGAAACGGATACATGTAAGAGTCGTCCGTTTCAATTGAAATTGGTGGAGTATGCGAACCCGCTTGATGCAGATTTTCGGATGATGCAGGATTTCGTCGAGATATTCGCTTGTGCGGAGAATGAACCGGACTGGGAGGCCGGTTTCTCGACGAACACTCTTCCCCAATCTTTTTGCTGTTATTATCCCGGTATCACGCGTTTTTATTTATTTAAATGGTTATATCAATATAGCAACGTGGATACGGTGAAACCTTTCCGGGAAGTAGTGATTAACGATCGCTTGGCTAGAATTCAACAGGACTTTTTACACGGGATGCGGTGTGTTAAATCCTCTTTTTATATTCTTGATCATCTGGTGTTTCATTATCTGGTGACGGATATGTTGTTCTTTGCCAGTATTAACTTGATCACACCCGAGGAGTTGAAGGAGTTGCAGGAAGAGTTGATTCTGCTACTAGAGAAGTTGGAGCGTTTTACGGCTAAAGGACGACATGAGGATACGGGGAACGAAATGTATATTTATCTGTCTAATATTAATCTTGATACGGGTTATTGTTATTTCGGTAGCCCGAATTATCGTTTAAGTATGTTGAAGGCATTCACACTGAACGTAATATCATCTTTTGACTTGGAGATGTTCAACCGGTTGAAAAGCTGGATGAATTCGTTGAAGCGTTCGTCCACGCTGATCACGGTGAGCGGGGAGAAAGAGCGTGTGCGTTTTTTTAATGACCAGTACCGTTTGGTGCTGGGTATGACGAACACGGTCTGAAAAAAAATTGTGACCGTGTTCGTTCTTTATTATAGTTTCACGATTCTTTCGTTTGTTCTTTTTAGATGAAACCATGAAAAAAGAAAAAGAAGGAGTACGTAAAGATGTTCCGATGTCCAGTACACTGCTAGCGGGACTTCTCCGAACTGCTTGATGCAAAAGAGATAAATGAGGTATATGACGATCGTGATACATTGATAGATAAATGCTGCACGAGTGGCACCCGTTCCCGACACGGCGTTACAGAATATATGTGCGGGAAGGGAGAGAAGGTAATTTGATAACATAACAACAAAGGGCCAGAAGGCTAATTGCACGAGTTGTTTGTCCGGGGTGTAAATGCCCATGACCGTGTGGGGAAATAACAGGGCAATTGTGATTAATGGGATGCCAAGAATGTAGCCGAGACGAATGATTTTCCGACACAAGGGCATGATTTGTTTTCTTTCCCTGGCTCCCGCCAAGTTACTGACGAGTGATCCCGTGGTGGTGGAAAAGGAACTCACGATGACGAAGAAGATCGTGGATATACTCCGGATGATATTGGCAATTGCTAATTGCGTGGTACCGAGATGTTCGATGAGAATAAAGAAAAGGAACCAGGGTGCCACACTGATAAAGGAGTGCATCATGCTCCAGACGGATAGGCGGAAAAGTTGTCCCATGAGTCGTTTGTAAAAAATGGCAAGGAGGCCGTAATGTTGTTTGTCTATTTTGAAACGAGTATAGCTGACCAGCACGAGTAATCCTCCCAGTTCGGAGATCGTGGATGCCATAGCGGCACCTGATATGCCCTGGGCGGAAATCTTCCCGGTGCCGAAAATCAGCAGATAGTTCAGTAACACGTTCATACTTGCTAGAGTGACGGCAGAGACGGTGAGTATGCGGGTTCTGGTGATTCCCACGAAAAATGCCCGGAAGGCCAGCATCGGAAAGGCGAAAAGCAGGCCGAGAGTTCGCCAGTCCAGATATTGTATAACAGCCTCGTATATTTCCGGGGAAGTCAGTAATCGTTGTAGAATGAACGGGGTGAATATTTTAGACAGGCCGAAGAGCGTGGCGGCGAGCGTGGTCAGAAAAAGTAATCCTTGGAAGAATACTTTTCCCGTTTCCGCGGGACGTTGTTCACCGTTTCGACGGGCGATCATTACTTGCAAGCCGAGACTGAACCCGAATCCCAGTATGTAAAGGGAAAGGTAGTACATTCCTGCTATGGCGGAGGCTCCTAGTTCAGTTTCTCCGACGTGTCCGAGGAATATGGCATCCGTGATATTTATTAATTGTTCGACTAACACACTCATCATCACTGGATAGTTGATGAGCCAGATTTGTTTGCTTGTAAAATTCATGCTTCAACTTGAATAGCACATAGCAAGTTATTTCCACGTGAGTAGATCACTTGTTATGTCCGGTAAATAAAAAAGGGTATAAACTCTGTTCCCGGCAGGCTTGTGCCTGCAATCGGAATACTATACAAGGAGCGTGGCTATATACAGA from Butyricimonas virosa encodes the following:
- a CDS encoding helix-turn-helix domain-containing protein, yielding MKDVSLYESFLAELRKKIPQGAKLTNTLVDMLYIEREAVYRRLRGEVPFTFMEVMTIAKELGISLDNLTETDTCKSRPFQLKLVEYANPLDADFRMMQDFVEIFACAENEPDWEAGFSTNTLPQSFCCYYPGITRFYLFKWLYQYSNVDTVKPFREVVINDRLARIQQDFLHGMRCVKSSFYILDHLVFHYLVTDMLFFASINLITPEELKELQEELILLLEKLERFTAKGRHEDTGNEMYIYLSNINLDTGYCYFGSPNYRLSMLKAFTLNVISSFDLEMFNRLKSWMNSLKRSSTLITVSGEKERVRFFNDQYRLVLGMTNTV
- a CDS encoding alpha/beta hydrolase, yielding MDTFYEEDILGEGFQRTTLSLRDDYEGSAVATLVRRLSDTGNGRSVLYIHGFNDYFFQREMACRLNERSFHFYALDLRKYGRSWLSHQKFNDIRDIRVYFEEITLALQMIREEGSRTTVLLGHSTGGLIVTLYAKEHGDSSLFDGIMLNSPFFDFNKSWFVKKCIPFASLVGGFLPGIKITGGFTEQYGKFLHRGSRGEWEYNLAWKPHVAPRINLGWVRAIHKAQRELRQPFEVRKPLLVLHSERSVSNFSDEEQVQSRDAILNVRDIQQVARNIRGQVEIVSVLGGLHDLVLSCKEVRGKVYQIMFDWLERQNGTNDRNCLG
- a CDS encoding MATE family efflux transporter, with the translated sequence MNFTSKQIWLINYPVMMSVLVEQLINITDAIFLGHVGETELGASAIAGMYYLSLYILGFGFSLGLQVMIARRNGEQRPAETGKVFFQGLLFLTTLAATLFGLSKIFTPFILQRLLTSPEIYEAVIQYLDWRTLGLLFAFPMLAFRAFFVGITRTRILTVSAVTLASMNVLLNYLLIFGTGKISAQGISGAAMASTISELGGLLVLVSYTRFKIDKQHYGLLAIFYKRLMGQLFRLSVWSMMHSFISVAPWFLFFILIEHLGTTQLAIANIIRSISTIFFVIVSSFSTTTGSLVSNLAGARERKQIMPLCRKIIRLGYILGIPLITIALLFPHTVMGIYTPDKQLVQLAFWPFVVMLSNYLLSLPAHIFCNAVSGTGATRAAFIYQCITIVIYLIYLFCIKQFGEVPLAVYWTSEHLYVLLLFLFSWFHLKRTNERIVKL